TCGAAGACTATACTTTTGTCCCAGGTTTTAAGAACTTAAAAATAACCTAATATAGCGATGTACAAGTActattcctttttctttttatttgtgttcaagtcgtttaatattttttttccctgATAGCTAGTTCGACAAGTGAATTTCAGTTACAATTAGAGAGCCAAAACATAGGCTAAATATTGAGTTGGTTTAAAGTATTGTGTAAATAATAAAAcatgaattcgttttttttttgttgttgtaattTTGCATTAATTGCTAAGGCCTTGTTTGGTTGAGGGAATTtggaagaaaaagaaaggaaatgaAATAGTTATATTATGTTCCCATGTTTGGATAGATAAATTACAAGAATAGTAATTAATAGTACGGAGTAACTATTACAGGGGATaattgtaacgccccgacctctaaatcacttattaaagcataattagcagcggaattaacctaatttggtcgggacattacatGCCTTAATTCtctcttggaaattacaaggcaacatcatacataagccataaaaacctccaatctaatataataatcctttatattcccaaaatataagtacataaattactaaaagtctttaattaaactattaaaacattaagcataaactaggtgaataatataatagtgaaatcctcgccactactcgttcccatcgttcccagcggtacctaaaacagaaaacaaaataacggtgagccgaagactcagtaacgaactattctagcaacgtaaattcatttcaattcattttatttaataacacagggagaatagaataatgtaaaacattttataaagtcctttatttaattcattcataacttttgggtgcacatgctagtcgtggcaagtatgacatggtggaacgtcttccacgatggaccgctgtccataaacatggggccttggcccgaaaacatgagagccttggctcaatgggcggatgccccatgggtacatgcatgaccgagaatcgtaacctgtgaacatatactgccaaacggactaggtctttcactttcatttatcatgtttcgtttaattttacattttagcctttttacttcagttgaaggaacataattcctttagatcatgagatcatgataaaacatcatttagatcctgggatccataaaatatcatttctttcctggcatcatagagacatcatttcattcatggtttcttataaagatcgttttataagaatttcaatcaatcatattatagtaaataattcaatcaaatcacatttcatttcccgcaattcataaaacatgtcaaagcattcaattcataaataaatcataacattgtattttcataaatgcatttataagggaattgcgggtactagcaatagccgttacctaacTCCGCGATTTCCTAgggattttccttggttcgttcgtcctgagctccgagttcaattctttcaaaatattaaatcattgaattagtactaaatcgataaataatttaaaatcaatattttataaatcataaccTTTATAAATCaagaattttataaataacgaattttaatataaatataatttcataacttaatgaaaatattattaattgaaattttaatcgaatatatatttatttcataaatcggttttcatgaaaatcttatttaaattCTGTTTTTGTTAATCCAagataataatttattttagtaaaatccatatttgataattaaacctgaaaaaaataataacaatttattagtaaataattatatcataaaaaaaacaatattaaaacatgaaaattaatagttagagaatctgaaatttaatagtTAGGAAATCTGAAATAGTAATTCAAAGTTTAACTCACCAAAGGCCCAAGTTAGAATAGCCCAACTCAAGTATGGATTTGATGTGAATAAAATTCAAGGTTTCAAGAAACCTGATTTTCGGTTCTTCTGGGAAAGGGAatagaaacaggggagggggcaCGAAGAAGAGCAGGGGAGGAAAGAGAGGAGGAAGGAAGGGAAAGGTGGTCGGCTGGGCGGCTCGGTGTCGGATGCGACGGTGAGGGTGGTGGTTGTGCGGTGGACGAACGACAAGAGAGAAGAGGTAGGGGTACGACAGAGCAGAGCACAGGGAAGAGGGGGGGAAGAAGGTGGCCGACTGGGTGTCTGGCTGGGCGTCGCAGATGGGTTGCGACGGTGATGGCGGTGGTTTGGTGGCAGAGGAACGGCGAGGGAGACAGAAAATGGAGCACGGAGTGAGTGAAAACAGGGGAAATTCGGGTTTGTTTCTGGGTGGTTTTGGGCGGCGGCTCGCCGGAATTGAGGGCGGAGGTGGTTGACGAGATGGTGAgggtggctggaggtggtggtgtgtgGTGTGGTGTTGGTGCGGGTGGTGCAGCGAAGAGAAAAGGGGAGAGGCAGGGGAGTGCGAAGCGGGGAAGCAGGGGACGGTGGTTGAGTACGGTGGTGTTTCTGGCTGGCCGAGTGGTGCTGGGGTGGTGGTCGAACAGTGGTGGGAATGGTGGTGGTCGGTGGCTGTTGTGGTGGTTAATGGTGGTTGCAGCACGGTGGTGCCGTGAAAGGAAGAAGGAGGGAATCAGAATCCCGTATGATTTTCCCATACATTTGGTACCCGAGATTTTGTCGTGGTTGCCCGTGAAAACTCTATTGCAATATAAATGTGTTTGCAAATCTTGGCATGCAATTATCAAAAATGTGTATTTCATATCCAAGCATCTAGAAAACTACTATAACAACAACGATGATTTCCGAGATTGTTACATTGCTCAATTTAACGTAGGAAGTCAGTTTGGTGAACTTGGGAATTATGAAATGCTTGTCCATAGTAGCTTACAAAGAGTTTTAGCATATGAACAAATAGAAACACCAGAGCGTAATACGTTTATTGTTGGTCCATGTCATGGAATATTTTACCAATGGTGTTGGTATCAAGGTGACAAAGGACGCTATCTGTGGAATCCGGCACTCAAAGAGTTGAAACAGTTACCACCACTGATTAAGAAGCCTGATGTTCCATCCCATATAACTTTTTGCAATGAGCAGTATGGATTCGGATATGATCCCTTTACTAAGGATTACAAGGTTATTGTCATCGTGCACTACAAGAatatgtatctttaacgacaacctatttacgacgggtcaaaaatcccgtggcaaaagccttttgcgacggggttaacaaccaaacaaggacgggaataaccgtcgcaaatgtcttttacgacgggcttacgacggatttacgacgggattcctatttacgacggcccccttttatgacgggttcgcgacaggaaatcccgtcgttaatcaacgattattggcctttcgcgacgggatttcccgtcgttaatagtacaatttcttgtagtggtgGATTTTAGGGATACAACAAAAGAATATTTTAGTGATGAAGAAACTTATTACCCGCTTTCGATCTTTATATTCTCATTAAATAATGGTTTATGGAAATATTGGGGTGATTTGactaaattttattatttaaaaaagaataaaTGTTATGTTTTTGTGAATAGAAGCGTGTATTGGATAGGGTCACATGAACCTGGTATTTTCAATTCTGACGTGGTCGTCAGTTTTGATTTGGGTACTGAGATTTGTAAAGAGATGCAATTACCTAATTACGACAAGTGGGAATATGAAAAACTTGCACTTGCAACATTGCACGATTCTGTTTCTTTGATTCTTGTTCAACATAGCAAGTGTCTTACAATGTGGACATTGAATGAAGGTTTATGGATCAAGAAGTTCACTACAAATTTGGATTTTGAGCAATTAGGATTTTTTGGTCATTGGAACAATAAGCTTTTATTTTCACGGTATCTTGGTAACATCTTATATGACCCTGAAACACAAGAATGGTGGCGGATTTCACATCCGGAAACTCAGTGTTGGGCTGTTTCTGCTTATAAACAAAGCTTAGTTTCGGTCAAATAAGGTATTTTACGACACCGACACCCGTGCCTGAGTAACATAGGTTTTTATTCAACTTTCGTTGAGTATTTCGATTTTGTATTTTATGATAATTTTTTATGGACTTTGAAATAAGGttatgatgaattgatgatgttTATGGACTTGTGTTTTGATGATCAAGAAGCATCTTATATCGGAGCAACGCGTTGATGGTGCAGGGGCCTGCatgtagatctacgtgcacctgcaccaaaacacaaaaacattaaaagaaaacgcaaaaaacaaaaaaaaacccgaaaagaacataaaaaactaaacagaaagaactagagtaaacaaaaagaacattaactaaacctgaaaagaacactaaagtcaaaaactaaagaaaatatacaaaaatgaaaataacataTTTTCTCTCCTGAtaactataaaaagaacaactatttttcaaaaagaacatcgtgtgaaaaatgcaacagaaaaacaaaaaaaaacatattatcgataatattattaaatattaaaaaaccgtaaaaaagttaaaaagaacacaaattaattaaaaaaagaacaacaacttttttacaaaacacaaagaacaaaatcaaaagaaaaataaaaactcaaaaaaaaaaaaataacgacaacaaaaaaagaaaaaagaacagaacACATGAAAAAGAgcaacattttctttttccttatcaaacaaaagaacagaatgaaagggacgaaaagaacaacaaatctatgttcttttattagttgtatttgttcttttcaaaccaattactgttttaattaaaaagacgaaaacgacgatattttgatgcacttaaaactagatctatatttttatttaaatgtatttttgtttttatcccACACAtcagatctatgttcttttattaagtgttatttgttctattcaaacgattttatgttctaattaaaaagacaaagcgacgattttttgatgcacttaaaagtaaatctatatttttttaaaatgtatttttgttcttttaccacgaatcagactatgttcttttttaagtgttatttgttcttttcaaaccattatatgttcttttttaacaatctatgtacgttgatataaaagaacaaactatgttgatttaaaagaacaaactatgttgatgacacagtaaaagtaaagttgtgaaaaaaaacataacaatctgaaaagaacattagaggaaaaaacaaggaaacgtaccttaaacacttgatcaacatttatcaggagcatcaacattgaactagtgtttttcttaatataattcactcattttcaacaaacgagaaacattcagaaggaattttagagagagaataaggagaaaatgtattttttttcactctttcattcaccatctcactctttctctctaaaaaaatctctcttatgttgagagaatataaatcctctcccctctctctctaaaatgtatttctaaaatgactaatggttatgactcataagtacaattattatatatatagttgctgaaaaatagaaaataaacaaataggaagtagaatcaaagaattgaagaacagagagagagagagagagaaaagaaaatttgttaaagagtgcataatgagaaccgtgcacgtgtttttattttgttcttttaacagagtattataaaaagaacaaatgaaaagtcttaaagaacaaatatagagactaaaagaacaagtcaagtactttgtcccataataacatatgattcagaatcatcattttcatcattctgttttgaattatcaagcacattattcataatatctgaaaaaataataggttaatatgtataaaaacaagaaaaagaacgcaatcaaaagaacaaaggataaataaaaagtaaaaagaaatataacacaataaaataaaaagaacaagttatgaaatgcaaaagaaattaaaaataataaaaaagaacacaataaaataaaagaacaaattatgaaacgcaaatggtctatttttctactataatgaaactgttctttCAATACGAGCATAATGTAACTGTTCTTTTCATTCGAGCATATGTTCTTTTCATTcgagaatatgttcttttaatacgtaaaactgttcttttctggaaaaaaaaaatcgtaattacataatcaaaatcaacgatttcaacgaaatcagcgtgttattacataatttgattcatttaaatcatcaaattcatcaaaacacgattattacaaaatcaaaatcatcaaaatagtcaaaatcatcaaaaacacaactattacaaaatcaaaatcatcaaaacatgcCATTTGttattaaaaaattgaaaaattacctcccaaaatctgattatcagctgtagaattcagatttgaagaagaagaatcaatttaatttgatgttgaagcagaaaaatcaacgaatttttggggattttcattaatttctctctctaaaacccattttagaaaacctagtttacactttctctctcctcttcacagtttgaattcaaaacataaaacccaaaataatatatatcgcaaaaataacacaaatcaaataaaaacgcgaTAAAAATAActgaaaagaacagagcctttaatgttcttttgttcaggggaattgttcttttgttcaagggcattgttcttttttctgggtattttgatgaaaatgtgcgttttgtgtttaatgttggtcgttttaatcccggtgcacctagagctacgtgcacacgcctgcaccatcCAAATTGCGATATCGGAGTAGTTTTTATGGACAGGTTAATTTTTTGGTTAACAATATCGTCATCACTCGTTTGTCTAATTACTCATCGAATAAGGTTGTTTAAAAGCCGTCGATAGGTTGCTAGCTCTTGAGATTAGTTTGACAGGAAGCTATTGGTCTTTTCACTGGGGAGTGGGGAGGAATGAATTACATCTTATGCATTCGTTAATATATATCCGctacaaataacaaataaattgaatcaaataaataGTATGTTATTAGAAAATTCATTTTACGATATAAGCTCCGGGTTTTATTTTAATGGGGTATATTTTGTAACTATGTGTCCGTATTAAGCTAGAAAAGTAATAAATgaacatttataaattaagtaatcattatcttttttttccttctttttttgcATTCAGTTTTATTTAATGGGTATTATTTAACGTCAAAAGAATATGTATGTTTATGTAGAAAGATGTAACATAAGTTGTGGTTGGCTAAGATGGTAGGAAGTGTAACCTTTAACAAAGAGGTCTAGTGATGGgtatacgtgacacgtatacaTTCTTaagaacgccttttaatatattagtatagataattgggtatttattttctattttacaAGAGAACTTATGAGGAATTGAGGATAGTTTTTCGGTTTACTTGAATTCTCATAAGTTCATTCATTACTTTGCGATACATATTATGATCAGTTTTTAACAAGTTCTAAATGACTCGAACCTTACAACTCAAACCAAACCCAGTTAGAGGCGTTTGATTCACAAACTGATATGGAGTTGGAAATCTGGAACCATGAATTATCAACGTGGTATGGGCTTGGAACTTGATTTTTAATACTATGTGTTTGGTTCGAATTAGGGAtagatttttttccttttgtttgatAGCTAGAGTAAAGGTATGAGTCATACCCAATTACCCACCTCTATTAGCCCAACTGCCCTATAAACAGAAACATTAGGGTGTTGGACTTGGGCTAAGTTTAAATTCTTTAAAACACCATATTGGCCCAACTGCCCTATAACCTAAAATCTTACCAatcaaaaattacaaaaaaaaaattacaaaatcaaTTGGCAGTTTTGGCGCCATTTATCAGAAGTTGAAGCTGAATATCTGAAACATCAGTTTCAGAATTTGGCAGAAAAACAATAATCTTTTATGGATCAGAGCTTTAAATTTCTTGCACATGAGTCATAATATAGCAAAGTTAGTTACAAATGGTTATTTCAAAGAAGCTTTGCATTTGTATTCTCAACTTCGTTCTTCGTCTTTACCAATCAACCATTTGTCCTACCCATGTCTTCTCAAATCTTGCGCAAAGCTAAATTACCCTCTTCAAGGACAAATCATTCATACCCATCTCATCAAATATGGGTATTACTGCGATACTTACGCTGCAACGGGACTTACTCATATGTACATGAAGTTTCAACTAGTGAAGTATGCAGTCAAGGTGTTTGATGAAATGCCACAACGAAATGAGGCCTCTGTTAATGCGATGATTTCTGGGTTTTCTCAGAATGGGTGCGTTGGAGAAGCTCTTCTTGTTTTTAGAGAGGTTGGGTTGAAGAGGTTTAGGCCGAATTCGGTGATGATTGCTAGTGTGTTGTCGGCGTGTGATGTTGTTGGAAATGGTAGTCAGGTTCATTGTTGGGCGGTAAAGATTGGTGTTGAAAGGGATGTTTTTGTTTCGACTGGGGTTGTGACAATGTATATGAGTTGTTTAGAAGTGGTTTCTGCCACGAAGGCTTTTAGAATGATGAATTACAAGAATGTGGTTAGCTATAATGCGTTTATATCAGGGTTAGTTCGGAATGGTGTTTATCGCGTTGTCTTGAAGGTCTTTAAGGGCATGTTTGAGTCTTCCAGTGAAGGGCCTAATTCAGTCACTTTGGTTATAGTTTTGGGTGCTTGTTCTAATGTCATTAACCTTCGATTTGGAAGACAAGTTCACGGTGTTGCTATGAAAATTGGATTACAGTTTGATATAATGGTGGGAACTGCACTTGTAGATATGTATGCTAAATGTGGCTCACACTCTTGTTATCTTGTATTTAGAGAGATGAAGGGTAACAGGAATCTAATTACATGGAATTCAATTATTTCTGGAATGTTCTTGACTGGCGATTGTGATACTGCCCTAAAATTGTTCTCTGAACTGGAATCTGAAGGATTGGTACCAGATTCTGCAACTTGGAATACAATGATCAGTGGGTTTTCAAAACAAGGACAATATGACAAATCAGTGCAGTTCTTTACCGAGATGGTATCAAAAGGAATTGCTCCGAGTTTGAAGTCACTTACCAGCCTTTTGGATGCATGTTCTACGATCTCATCCCTGCAGTTGGGAAAGCAGATTCATGCAGCGGCCATAAGAACTGAAATCAGTAACGATGAGTTCTTCACTACTGCCCTCATCGACATGTACATGAAGTGTGGGCAATCATCTTGGGCACGCAGAATATTTGACCTGTACAAAATCAAACCTCGCGACCCAACATTCTGGAATGCGATGATTTCAGGATATGGAAGAAATGGCGAGGAAGATTCTGCATTTGAAGTTTTCTATCTAATGCAGAAAGATAATGTTGTGCCTAATAGCAGCACATTTGCTAACCTACTGACTGTGTGTAGTCATGCAGGTCAGCTTGACAAAGGATTACGAGTATTTGAGATGATGACCGTAAAATATGGCCTGATGCCAACTTCACAGCATTTTGCTTGCATGGTTGACCTATTGGGTCGATCTGGTCACCTTCAGAAAGCT
This sequence is a window from Spinacia oleracea cultivar Varoflay chromosome 1, BTI_SOV_V1, whole genome shotgun sequence. Protein-coding genes within it:
- the LOC130465659 gene encoding F-box/kelch-repeat protein At3g06240-like, whose translation is MVRVAGGGGVWCGVGAGGAAKRKGERQGSAKRGSRGRWLSTVVFLAGRVVLGWWSNSGGNGGGRWLLWWLMVVAARWCRERKKEGIRIPYDFPIHLVPEILSWLPVKTLLQYKCVCKSWHAIIKNVYFISKHLENYYNNNDDFRDCYIAQFNVGSQFGELGNYEMLVHSSLQRVLAYEQIETPERNTFIVGPCHGIFYQWCWYQGDKGRYLWNPALKELKQLPPLIKKPDVPSHITFCNEQYGFGYDPFTKDYKVIVIVHYKNISVYWIGSHEPGIFNSDVVVSFDLGTEICKEMQLPNYDKWEYEKLALATLHDSVSLILVQHSKCLTMWTLNEGLWIKKFTTNLDFEQLGFFGHWNNKLLFSRYLGNILYDPETQEWWRISHPETQCWAVSAYKQSLVSVK
- the LOC110784472 gene encoding pentatricopeptide repeat-containing protein At2g02750, with the translated sequence MSHNIAKLVTNGYFKEALHLYSQLRSSSLPINHLSYPCLLKSCAKLNYPLQGQIIHTHLIKYGYYCDTYAATGLTHMYMKFQLVKYAVKVFDEMPQRNEASVNAMISGFSQNGCVGEALLVFREVGLKRFRPNSVMIASVLSACDVVGNGSQVHCWAVKIGVERDVFVSTGVVTMYMSCLEVVSATKAFRMMNYKNVVSYNAFISGLVRNGVYRVVLKVFKGMFESSSEGPNSVTLVIVLGACSNVINLRFGRQVHGVAMKIGLQFDIMVGTALVDMYAKCGSHSCYLVFREMKGNRNLITWNSIISGMFLTGDCDTALKLFSELESEGLVPDSATWNTMISGFSKQGQYDKSVQFFTEMVSKGIAPSLKSLTSLLDACSTISSLQLGKQIHAAAIRTEISNDEFFTTALIDMYMKCGQSSWARRIFDLYKIKPRDPTFWNAMISGYGRNGEEDSAFEVFYLMQKDNVVPNSSTFANLLTVCSHAGQLDKGLRVFEMMTVKYGLMPTSQHFACMVDLLGRSGHLQKAQELLREIPEISSSVFSSLLGAAGHHLDPKLGEDMAKELSELEPGNRATFVVLSNIYAATGRWEDVERIRNMIGVKGLEKFPGYSVQVT